A genomic window from Deltaproteobacteria bacterium includes:
- a CDS encoding GMC family oxidoreductase has protein sequence MIVVGSGATGSYAAMELTGRGLRVLLLEAGRSVDFTREFPPVNPASAGSPHLSEWLTGRQPIQALSSLYLAHNRHFFVDDVEAPYTCAWNRPFLWIRGRQLGGRLHTWARVGLRLSDDELQAPARDGLGEPWPIRYAELAPYYDRVESFYGLEGEVDGIAALPDGRVSRPRPLTAGERWLRETLDRGWPDRRLIAARTLGAPVGTIPPPLAVAHGTGRLTAITDAVVTRVSVDPKRNLADGVIYRDRLTGEERGARARAVMLCASTIETVRLLLASATPRHPDGLGASSGLLGRYLTEHTLVNVLAVAPGLRDDAVALQGPGGTNPYDLGGLVGFYVPPFFNVTRRDPAFARRFALVGSVGRPTWLRPSILGPRDAVAVLEAFGEVLPRLDNRITLHPTRTDRFGVPLANLDFRYGENELAMTERAATCLAELADEAGFQRMVGPVRAPAGSSIHELGGARMGSSRRTSVLDPQNRVWDVPNLFVTDGASFVTSGYQNCTLTMLALTARACEALVRDGPAAG, from the coding sequence GTGATCGTCGTCGGATCGGGCGCCACAGGCAGCTATGCCGCGATGGAGCTCACGGGCCGAGGCCTTCGCGTGCTCCTCCTCGAGGCCGGACGCTCCGTCGACTTCACGCGCGAGTTTCCGCCCGTGAATCCTGCCTCCGCCGGATCGCCTCACTTGAGCGAGTGGCTGACGGGGCGACAACCGATTCAGGCTCTCTCCTCGCTCTACCTCGCCCACAACCGGCACTTCTTCGTCGACGACGTGGAGGCTCCCTACACCTGCGCCTGGAATCGGCCCTTCCTCTGGATTCGGGGTCGGCAGCTGGGCGGCCGACTGCACACCTGGGCCCGCGTGGGACTACGCCTCTCCGACGACGAACTGCAAGCCCCGGCCCGAGACGGGCTCGGCGAGCCCTGGCCGATTCGCTATGCGGAGCTCGCCCCGTACTACGACCGCGTGGAGTCGTTCTACGGTCTCGAGGGCGAGGTCGACGGCATCGCCGCTCTCCCCGACGGCCGCGTCTCGCGCCCCCGACCGCTCACGGCCGGCGAACGTTGGTTGCGCGAGACACTGGACCGCGGCTGGCCGGACCGGCGCCTGATCGCCGCGCGGACGCTGGGCGCTCCCGTGGGCACGATCCCTCCCCCGCTCGCCGTCGCCCACGGCACGGGGCGACTCACGGCCATCACCGACGCCGTGGTGACCCGCGTCTCTGTCGATCCGAAGCGCAACCTGGCCGACGGCGTGATCTATCGCGATCGGCTCACGGGAGAGGAGCGCGGCGCCCGGGCTCGCGCCGTCATGCTCTGCGCCTCCACGATCGAGACGGTGCGCTTGCTGCTCGCCTCGGCGACGCCTCGGCATCCTGACGGGCTCGGCGCGTCGAGCGGACTTCTCGGGCGGTACCTCACGGAGCACACCCTGGTCAACGTGCTCGCCGTGGCCCCGGGGTTGCGCGACGACGCGGTAGCGCTGCAAGGACCCGGGGGCACGAACCCCTACGACCTCGGCGGGCTGGTGGGCTTCTATGTGCCTCCCTTCTTCAACGTCACCCGGAGAGACCCCGCCTTCGCGCGCCGTTTTGCCCTCGTCGGCTCGGTCGGCCGGCCGACCTGGCTGCGCCCCTCGATTCTCGGGCCTCGCGACGCCGTGGCGGTCCTCGAGGCCTTCGGCGAGGTCCTCCCCCGCCTCGACAACCGGATCACGTTGCACCCGACTCGCACCGATCGCTTCGGCGTCCCCCTCGCGAACCTCGATTTCCGCTACGGGGAGAACGAGCTCGCCATGACCGAACGAGCCGCCACGTGCCTGGCGGAGCTAGCGGACGAGGCTGGCTTCCAGCGCATGGTCGGTCCCGTGCGGGCCCCGGCAGGCAGCTCCATCCACGAGCTCGGGGGGGCGCGGATGGGGTCATCCCGCCGCACCTCGGTGCTCGACCCGCAGAATCGGGTGTGGGACGTACCGAACCTCTTCGTGACGGATGGCGCATCCTTCGTCACGTCGGGCTATCAGAACTGCACGCTCACCATGCTCGCGCTGACAGCCCGGGCCTGCGAGGCGCTGGTGCGCGACGGGCCCGCGGCCGGTTAG
- a CDS encoding zinc-binding dehydrogenase → MSIHAEAWFIHAAAPGQPGGRARLVREAFTFGDVEPDEVLLEPLFGGWEANMDHALSRSPVDICRHRREERVVLGNSGVVRVLEVGRAVTTAEPGQLAVLWPATALDPFGYPELMWGYDAPGSLGCLATRLKCKAHELCTLPGDTRHALARWAAFSVKYGAAWSNWKLAHAVLRAQISAEELPAPHVWGFGGGTTLAELELARHVGCQTVMLSGNTARRRTIEAKGVTPLDRSALGDLSFDDERFAADADFRRAYVAAEAAFLAEVRGRTEGQGVHVFVDYIGSPTFRAASKALAREGVLTTAGWKEGRMISYQRPTSCIKRHQYIHTHGTRGSEAREAVTYAERTGWLPLPDERIFSFDEIPELADRYAEGQLGLFPIYRVHG, encoded by the coding sequence ATGAGCATCCACGCCGAAGCCTGGTTCATCCACGCCGCCGCTCCCGGCCAGCCGGGGGGGCGCGCCCGCCTCGTGCGCGAGGCCTTCACCTTCGGCGACGTGGAGCCCGACGAGGTCCTGCTCGAACCGCTCTTCGGCGGGTGGGAAGCCAACATGGACCACGCCCTCTCGCGCAGCCCGGTGGACATCTGTCGCCACCGCCGCGAGGAACGGGTCGTGCTCGGCAACAGCGGCGTAGTGCGCGTCCTCGAGGTGGGCCGCGCGGTCACGACCGCCGAGCCGGGGCAGCTCGCGGTCCTCTGGCCGGCCACGGCGCTCGACCCCTTCGGCTACCCCGAGCTGATGTGGGGCTACGACGCGCCGGGCTCGCTCGGCTGCCTCGCCACGCGCCTCAAATGCAAGGCGCACGAGCTCTGCACGCTCCCCGGCGACACGCGCCACGCGCTCGCGCGCTGGGCCGCCTTCAGCGTGAAATACGGCGCCGCCTGGTCCAACTGGAAGCTGGCCCACGCCGTCCTCCGCGCGCAGATCTCGGCCGAGGAGCTCCCCGCCCCGCACGTCTGGGGCTTCGGCGGCGGCACCACCCTGGCCGAGCTCGAGCTCGCGCGGCACGTGGGGTGCCAGACGGTCATGCTCTCCGGAAACACCGCCCGCCGGCGCACGATCGAGGCCAAGGGGGTCACGCCCCTCGATCGATCCGCTCTCGGAGACCTCTCCTTCGACGACGAGCGCTTCGCGGCCGACGCGGACTTCCGCCGCGCGTACGTCGCCGCCGAGGCCGCCTTCCTCGCCGAGGTCCGCGGGCGCACCGAAGGCCAAGGGGTCCACGTCTTCGTCGACTACATCGGCTCGCCCACCTTCCGCGCGGCCTCGAAGGCCCTCGCGCGCGAAGGCGTGCTCACCACCGCGGGGTGGAAGGAGGGACGCATGATCTCCTATCAGCGCCCCACGAGCTGCATCAAGCGGCACCAGTACATCCACACGCACGGCACCCGGGGGAGCGAAGCGCGCGAGGCCGTGACCTACGCCGAACGCACCGGCTGGCTCCCCCTGCCCGACGAGCGCATCTTCTCCTTCGACGAGATCCCCGAGCTCGCGGACCGCTACGCCGAGGGCCAGCTCGGGCTCTTCCCGATCTACCGCGTGCACGGCTAG
- a CDS encoding radical SAM protein: MSDGRLDVAVLVTRQEAVGFMADPNTRRTAGASLAAPYVKAYTDLCAYVGRPLTLYGDAPPSFRGKPQSELHNRSLAAVTLATAMENAGLRWEVIDPPSRPISYWREQLALLAPKRPRVVAFSTTFVFNYAWLAALCVLARRMIPEAKIIVGGYFYVTDSKGFLALPADVLAVGEGEVRLPQIVRAVKEGGALEEIPGIYLRRSDGELHYTGKPKALDMNELAPLDWRLAERCSPPALVDEHPIQVGIETQRGCLFMCEFCTYRMLAKFNMMDAEVAAARILDAARTVKDGVVVITDATATFPRDRWLEIMRRLAEAGGSPHPIWIQGRVSDINEESAELMYRAGVREMLVGMESGDQRILNAMRKGTRADQVKPALAAFHKHGLKAYFNFICGFPGETDETYANTHRLILSANDGFEDDPPLLWYNVDPFLYQDFSSITRKKQAHHADSYEQNALGTIKASESILRTVIATSSKPSAPVFVILFHMLDWPNAQALNVSLSFMRYRERMEIFRWLKKIERGISLFLERDVNGRPLDMQELRELKRQILAPYPQSSLAKRARNYVGTQGLSLGMRAMRGEWKEEQATNRVGPLTRVALAALTLNDGRNLQDAVRSLREGRYVPPAGVDSASPVETGGDAFGMRHSSDIAELSRGMIKEAEENVTEGKRDYSRARKMVMEDEAKASEGVEVAD; the protein is encoded by the coding sequence ATGTCCGACGGACGCCTCGACGTGGCAGTGCTCGTTACGCGACAGGAGGCCGTGGGGTTCATGGCCGACCCCAACACGCGCCGAACCGCGGGAGCGAGTCTGGCCGCTCCATACGTGAAGGCCTACACCGACCTCTGCGCCTACGTGGGGCGACCGCTCACGCTCTACGGCGACGCCCCGCCCTCCTTTCGCGGCAAGCCGCAGAGCGAGCTGCACAACCGGTCGCTCGCGGCCGTGACGCTCGCTACCGCGATGGAGAACGCGGGGCTCAGGTGGGAGGTCATCGACCCGCCGTCGCGCCCCATCTCGTACTGGCGCGAGCAGCTCGCCCTCCTCGCGCCGAAGCGGCCGCGCGTGGTGGCCTTCTCGACCACCTTCGTCTTCAACTACGCCTGGCTCGCCGCGCTCTGCGTGCTGGCGCGGCGGATGATCCCCGAGGCCAAGATCATCGTCGGGGGCTACTTCTACGTCACCGACTCGAAGGGCTTCTTGGCGCTCCCGGCCGACGTGCTGGCGGTGGGGGAAGGCGAAGTGCGGCTGCCGCAGATCGTGCGCGCCGTGAAGGAGGGGGGCGCCCTCGAGGAAATCCCGGGGATCTACCTCCGACGGTCTGACGGAGAGCTCCACTACACGGGCAAGCCCAAGGCGCTCGATATGAACGAGCTGGCGCCGCTCGACTGGCGGCTCGCGGAGCGGTGCAGCCCTCCTGCACTCGTGGACGAGCACCCGATTCAGGTCGGCATCGAGACGCAGCGCGGGTGCCTCTTCATGTGCGAGTTCTGCACCTACCGCATGCTCGCCAAGTTCAACATGATGGACGCCGAGGTGGCGGCGGCGCGCATCCTCGATGCGGCGCGCACGGTGAAGGACGGCGTGGTGGTGATCACCGACGCCACGGCGACGTTTCCGCGCGACCGCTGGCTGGAGATCATGCGTCGGCTGGCGGAGGCCGGGGGCTCTCCGCACCCGATCTGGATCCAGGGGCGCGTCTCGGACATCAACGAGGAGAGCGCGGAGCTGATGTACCGGGCCGGCGTGCGCGAGATGCTGGTCGGCATGGAGAGCGGAGACCAGCGCATTCTGAACGCCATGCGCAAGGGGACCCGCGCGGACCAGGTGAAGCCCGCGCTCGCGGCCTTCCACAAGCACGGGCTCAAGGCCTACTTCAACTTCATCTGCGGCTTCCCGGGGGAGACCGACGAGACGTACGCCAACACGCACCGGCTGATCCTCTCGGCCAACGACGGCTTCGAGGACGACCCGCCGCTGCTCTGGTACAACGTGGACCCCTTCCTCTACCAGGATTTCTCGTCCATCACGCGCAAGAAGCAGGCGCACCACGCGGATAGTTACGAGCAGAACGCCCTCGGAACGATCAAGGCGAGCGAATCCATCCTCCGGACGGTCATCGCGACGTCGAGCAAGCCCTCGGCGCCGGTGTTCGTCATCCTCTTCCACATGCTGGATTGGCCCAACGCGCAGGCGCTCAACGTGTCGCTCAGCTTCATGCGCTATCGCGAGAGGATGGAGATCTTCCGCTGGCTGAAGAAGATCGAGCGAGGGATCTCGCTCTTCCTCGAACGGGACGTGAACGGCCGCCCGCTCGACATGCAAGAGCTCCGCGAGCTCAAGCGTCAGATACTGGCGCCCTATCCCCAGTCGTCGCTGGCCAAGCGCGCGAGGAACTACGTTGGGACGCAGGGACTCTCCCTCGGCATGCGGGCCATGCGCGGCGAGTGGAAGGAGGAGCAGGCCACCAACCGAGTCGGACCTCTCACCCGCGTGGCGTTGGCGGCGCTGACGCTGAACGATGGACGGAATCTACAGGATGCAGTGCGGTCGCTTCGCGAGGGGCGCTACGTGCCTCCTGCGGGCGTGGACAGCGCGTCGCCGGTCGAGACGGGAGGTGACGCGTTCGGCATGCGTCACTCGTCCGATATCGCCGAGCTGTCGCGCGGGATGATCAAGGAGGCCGAGGAGAACGTGACCGAGGGGAAGCGCGACTATTCGCGTGCGCGCAAGATGGTCATGGAGGACGAAGCGAAGGCGAGCGAGGGGGTCGAGGTCGCCGACTAA
- a CDS encoding amino acid adenylation domain-containing protein yields MAATLDQLLSAHASRDPRALAVRAPDGALDYGELDELATRLGHALLDLGGRPGDRVALWLEKSTHAVVAMQAALKAGLAYVPIDPLSPPARARQILEDCHARLLVTRSVEEGAKVTEGLAVRRVAVEPGGCDLSWGELARYSTAPLVPARGPDALAYVLYTSGSTGRPKGVCISHENALAFVRWAVEELDLSAADRLANHAPLHFDLSVLDLYGAFHAGAAVTLVPSLAAFSPRALVEFVAREVPTIWYSVPSALMLMMDQGGLLDDPVPSLRAVCFAGEPFPVPHLRRLMQHLPGVRMLNLYGPTETNVCTFHEVREPPGAEVSSIPIGRACSGDRVWARREDGQPAGAGEEGELVVEGPTVMLGYYGQAPHEGRAYATGDLVRADGDGGFTFVGRKDYLVKVRGYRVELGEIEAVLHDHAAVREAAVVVLGSGLEAQLVAFVVAADDRRPGLLELKKHLAGRLPRYMIVDRVRHLAALPRTGNGKVDRRALVDAARADAILTPEPP; encoded by the coding sequence ATGGCCGCGACGCTCGATCAGTTGCTCTCCGCCCACGCCAGCCGGGATCCGCGGGCGCTCGCCGTGCGGGCCCCCGATGGAGCGCTCGACTATGGTGAGCTGGACGAGCTGGCGACGCGGCTCGGGCACGCCCTGCTCGACCTCGGCGGGCGCCCGGGGGACCGCGTGGCGCTCTGGCTCGAGAAGTCCACGCACGCGGTCGTCGCCATGCAGGCGGCGCTGAAGGCGGGCCTGGCCTACGTGCCGATCGACCCCCTCTCCCCGCCGGCGCGGGCGCGCCAGATCCTCGAGGACTGCCACGCGCGGCTGCTCGTGACGCGAAGCGTGGAGGAAGGGGCGAAGGTGACCGAAGGGCTCGCGGTGCGCCGCGTCGCCGTCGAGCCCGGGGGGTGTGACCTCTCGTGGGGCGAGCTCGCGCGCTATTCGACCGCGCCGCTCGTCCCCGCGCGCGGTCCCGACGCGCTGGCGTACGTGCTCTACACCTCCGGGTCCACGGGCCGCCCGAAAGGGGTCTGCATCAGCCACGAGAACGCGCTCGCCTTCGTGCGGTGGGCGGTGGAGGAGCTCGACCTCTCTGCCGCCGACCGGCTGGCGAACCACGCGCCACTGCATTTCGACCTCTCGGTGCTCGACCTCTACGGCGCCTTCCACGCCGGTGCGGCGGTGACGCTGGTGCCGAGCCTCGCGGCCTTCAGCCCGCGTGCGTTGGTGGAGTTCGTCGCGCGGGAGGTGCCCACGATCTGGTACTCCGTCCCGTCGGCGCTCATGTTGATGATGGACCAAGGGGGGCTGCTCGACGACCCCGTGCCGTCGCTGCGGGCGGTCTGCTTCGCGGGGGAGCCCTTCCCCGTGCCGCACCTGCGTCGCCTGATGCAGCACCTGCCGGGCGTGCGGATGCTGAACCTCTACGGCCCGACGGAGACGAACGTCTGCACCTTTCACGAGGTGCGCGAGCCGCCGGGGGCGGAGGTCTCGTCCATCCCGATCGGCCGGGCCTGCTCGGGCGACCGGGTCTGGGCCCGCCGCGAGGACGGCCAGCCCGCCGGAGCCGGAGAGGAGGGCGAGCTCGTGGTCGAGGGGCCGACGGTGATGCTCGGCTATTACGGCCAGGCGCCGCACGAGGGCCGCGCGTACGCCACGGGAGACCTGGTGCGCGCCGACGGCGACGGCGGCTTCACCTTCGTCGGGCGCAAGGACTACCTGGTCAAGGTGCGCGGCTACCGGGTGGAGCTCGGCGAGATCGAAGCCGTGCTGCACGACCACGCGGCGGTGCGCGAGGCGGCGGTGGTCGTCCTGGGGAGCGGGCTCGAGGCGCAGCTCGTGGCCTTCGTCGTCGCGGCGGACGACCGGCGGCCCGGCCTGCTCGAGCTCAAGAAGCACCTGGCGGGGAGGCTGCCCCGCTACATGATCGTGGACCGGGTGCGTCACCTCGCTGCCCTGCCGAGGACCGGTAACGGCAAAGTGGACCGGCGGGCGCTCGTCGATGCCGCGCGAGCCGATGCTATACTGACCCCCGAGCCGCCATGA
- a CDS encoding B12-binding domain-containing radical SAM protein — translation MTLVSALEREGLSWEAIDPPSSPISYWRKQLESLVARRPRVLGISSTFTMDGRWLAAICRLAKQILPQSTLVVGGYLYTTDTKAFLSLPADVLCVGEGEVRLPQIARAVQGEGRLDQIPGLFLRRADGELVYTGKISSLDLNEVPAVDFRLAERCTPPIDLQASPMQVGLETVRGCLFMCEFCTFRNLARYGEMTASLAAERIVRAGRSVPHGSIALIDSTATFPRDRWATMMRELIARGGSPHPIWCHARVSDLLDDETVALMSGAGLRLVTVGMESGSQTILNLMHKGTRADHVPTALAGLARHGVKAWMNFIYGFPGETDETVAETHAMIVKGNDGFEEQLPWLWYNIDPFLYMDFSSIARKKNATFATTFEQNASGTARASVAVLNTALATSKKPTAPVFAILFDLVDWPHAQPQNVALGLMRHPRQLDIFRWLKKIEQGIAVFLEHEVHGVPVDRARLRELKGEILRPYRRLSAPKALAYRAATQLGKLAIGRVQREWEVEGETGKVGPITRALLAVQTVADGRDLPELVVSIKTGAYVPPGGKPYTAMSHVPQTEAEVRSAAAMQTMVDDLFKESEAAVSDGKVELQARRKAAREATAEAERG, via the coding sequence TTGACGCTCGTCTCTGCGCTGGAGCGGGAGGGGCTTTCCTGGGAGGCCATCGACCCTCCGTCGAGTCCCATCTCCTATTGGCGCAAACAGCTCGAATCCCTCGTAGCGAGGCGTCCACGCGTACTCGGCATCTCGAGCACCTTCACCATGGATGGTCGGTGGCTGGCCGCGATCTGTCGCCTGGCCAAGCAGATCTTGCCGCAGAGCACGCTGGTCGTAGGAGGATATCTCTACACCACCGATACCAAGGCGTTCCTCTCGTTGCCCGCCGACGTGCTGTGCGTCGGAGAGGGGGAAGTGCGGTTGCCGCAGATCGCGAGAGCCGTGCAGGGAGAGGGACGACTGGATCAGATCCCGGGCCTCTTCCTGCGCCGAGCGGACGGCGAGCTCGTCTACACCGGGAAGATCTCGTCCCTCGATCTCAACGAGGTGCCAGCCGTCGACTTCCGCCTGGCCGAGCGATGCACGCCGCCCATCGACCTGCAGGCGTCGCCCATGCAGGTAGGCCTGGAGACCGTGCGGGGATGTCTCTTCATGTGCGAGTTCTGTACCTTTCGGAACCTCGCGCGCTACGGAGAGATGACCGCCAGCCTGGCCGCGGAACGTATCGTGAGGGCCGGGCGGAGCGTGCCCCACGGATCGATTGCGCTCATCGACTCGACGGCCACGTTTCCGCGTGACAGGTGGGCGACGATGATGCGGGAGCTGATCGCACGGGGCGGCTCTCCTCACCCCATCTGGTGCCACGCGCGGGTCTCGGACCTGCTGGACGATGAAACCGTGGCGCTGATGTCCGGGGCCGGACTTCGGCTCGTGACCGTCGGCATGGAGAGCGGGAGCCAGACGATCCTCAACCTGATGCACAAGGGCACGCGTGCCGACCATGTGCCGACGGCCCTGGCCGGGCTCGCCCGTCACGGGGTGAAGGCGTGGATGAACTTCATCTATGGGTTCCCAGGGGAGACCGACGAGACGGTGGCCGAGACGCACGCGATGATCGTCAAGGGCAACGACGGGTTCGAGGAGCAGCTCCCGTGGCTCTGGTACAACATCGATCCGTTTCTCTACATGGATTTCTCGTCGATTGCCCGCAAGAAGAACGCGACCTTTGCGACCACGTTCGAGCAGAACGCCAGCGGCACGGCGAGGGCGAGCGTGGCGGTCCTCAACACGGCGCTCGCGACGTCGAAGAAGCCCACGGCGCCCGTGTTCGCCATCTTGTTCGATCTGGTGGACTGGCCCCACGCGCAGCCGCAGAACGTGGCGCTAGGGCTCATGCGCCATCCGCGGCAGCTCGACATCTTTCGCTGGCTGAAGAAGATCGAGCAGGGCATCGCGGTGTTTCTGGAGCATGAGGTCCACGGCGTGCCGGTCGACCGTGCGCGGCTTCGAGAGCTGAAGGGGGAGATCCTCAGACCCTATCGAAGGCTCTCGGCGCCGAAGGCCCTCGCGTACCGGGCGGCGACGCAGCTGGGAAAGCTGGCCATCGGACGCGTTCAGCGCGAGTGGGAGGTCGAAGGGGAGACCGGCAAGGTGGGTCCGATAACACGCGCTCTGCTGGCGGTGCAGACGGTCGCGGACGGACGCGACCTTCCGGAGCTCGTGGTCTCGATCAAGACCGGGGCCTACGTGCCGCCGGGCGGAAAGCCCTACACCGCGATGTCTCACGTGCCGCAGACCGAGGCAGAGGTTCGTAGCGCCGCAGCGATGCAGACCATGGTGGACGACCTGTTCAAGGAGAGTGAGGCCGCCGTGTCCGACGGCAAGGTCGAGCTTCAGGCGCGACGCAAGGCCGCTCGCGAGGCCACCGCGGAGGCCGAGCGTGGGTAA
- a CDS encoding sigma 54-interacting transcriptional regulator, giving the protein MEDLQSIAESPAREQVTLLLHHRNGVAVAQLERGTSLCIGRSAEAEICIDDRSLSRKHARVSYDGEIWIEDLGSTNGTWVGRQRVQRARLGIGETAQVGAVALRVSAVRADESHLYGLASHDQFLSALEDEVDRTRTFRRCLGVLVLRPADRGRLLPSDWCAPLRQLLRPVDKIALYASDTVEILVPETGREGLLEVARKLLRKAEESEVKLLCGGALHPDSADSAAQLLDAGLAALTRASERSPLHLAPDTVTRDVTTSNDLPRGGGPVVRSPAMTALYEMIGRIADSTLPVLVLGETGSGKEVVARELHDRSPRSAKPLICVNCGAIPEPLLESTLFGHERGAFTGALAQSRGVFESAEGGSVFLDEIGELTPKAQAALLRVLETRRVSRVGSSKELAVNTRVIAATHRDLERMCEEGTFRSDLLFRLNALTLKVPALRHRPEEILPLAQYFMAEAARENGRPVQRFEEAAAEALLRYRWPGNVRELRNVIDRAVLIAQGSTVALEDLSERVRLGPLARGVSGLQAADSTRRRVLSEAVRGDELDKSDAPPWGPAEGLPGLAAPARREVRPTLAIPPTAGRRPLDGEDRTLVNESRPGEPAEGEGRFWQLVGELERELIVEALAASGWSRTTAAEALKMPLRTLRHKMKAFGLDTQEAVATEPKVLAQVPAAVRREGLPGVVAWYEAKLLREALERAGGNRSAVSRTLGIPRRTLLVKIQDYNLDDE; this is encoded by the coding sequence ATGGAAGATCTGCAGTCCATCGCCGAGAGCCCGGCGAGGGAGCAGGTCACGCTCCTGCTGCACCACCGTAACGGCGTCGCCGTGGCGCAGCTCGAACGAGGAACGAGCCTGTGCATCGGACGCTCGGCCGAGGCGGAGATCTGCATCGACGACCGCAGCCTCTCCCGCAAGCACGCCCGCGTGAGCTACGACGGCGAGATCTGGATCGAGGACCTGGGGTCGACGAACGGCACCTGGGTCGGGCGCCAGCGGGTCCAGCGCGCGCGGCTCGGCATCGGCGAGACGGCGCAGGTGGGGGCGGTGGCGCTGCGGGTGAGCGCCGTGCGGGCCGACGAGAGCCACCTCTACGGGCTGGCGAGCCACGACCAGTTTCTCTCGGCGCTCGAGGACGAGGTGGATCGCACCCGCACCTTCAGGCGCTGCCTCGGGGTGCTGGTGCTCCGGCCGGCCGACCGGGGACGGCTCTTGCCGAGCGACTGGTGCGCGCCGCTCCGCCAGCTCCTGCGCCCCGTGGACAAGATCGCGCTCTATGCCAGCGACACGGTCGAGATCCTGGTGCCCGAGACGGGGCGCGAGGGGCTCCTCGAGGTGGCGCGCAAGCTCCTGCGCAAGGCCGAGGAGAGCGAGGTGAAGCTCCTCTGCGGCGGGGCCTTGCACCCCGACAGCGCGGACTCGGCGGCTCAGCTCCTCGACGCGGGGCTCGCGGCGCTGACGCGGGCGAGCGAGCGGAGCCCTCTGCACCTGGCGCCGGACACGGTCACGCGCGACGTGACGACCTCGAACGACCTGCCGCGCGGCGGGGGTCCCGTGGTGCGCAGCCCCGCGATGACCGCGCTCTACGAGATGATCGGGCGCATCGCGGATTCCACGCTCCCCGTGCTCGTCCTCGGGGAGACGGGGAGCGGCAAGGAGGTCGTGGCGCGCGAGCTGCACGACCGGAGCCCGCGGAGCGCGAAGCCGCTCATCTGCGTCAACTGCGGGGCCATCCCCGAGCCGCTGCTCGAGAGCACGCTCTTCGGCCACGAGCGGGGGGCCTTCACGGGGGCGCTCGCGCAGAGCAGAGGGGTCTTCGAATCGGCGGAGGGGGGGTCGGTCTTTCTGGACGAGATCGGCGAGCTGACCCCCAAGGCGCAGGCGGCGCTGCTGCGCGTGCTCGAGACGCGACGCGTGTCCCGCGTGGGGTCGAGCAAGGAGCTCGCGGTCAACACGCGGGTCATCGCGGCCACGCACCGCGACCTGGAGCGCATGTGCGAGGAAGGGACCTTCCGGAGCGACCTGCTCTTCCGGCTGAACGCGCTGACCCTCAAGGTGCCCGCGCTGCGGCACCGTCCCGAGGAGATCCTGCCGCTCGCGCAGTACTTCATGGCGGAGGCGGCGCGCGAGAACGGCCGGCCGGTGCAGCGCTTCGAGGAGGCCGCGGCGGAGGCGCTCCTGCGTTATCGGTGGCCGGGGAACGTGCGCGAGCTGCGCAACGTGATCGACCGTGCGGTGCTGATCGCGCAAGGGAGCACGGTGGCGCTCGAGGACCTCTCGGAGCGCGTGCGCCTGGGGCCGCTGGCGCGCGGGGTGTCGGGCCTGCAGGCGGCCGATTCGACCCGAAGGAGGGTGCTCTCGGAGGCCGTGCGCGGCGACGAGCTCGACAAGAGCGACGCGCCGCCGTGGGGGCCCGCAGAGGGGCTGCCCGGGCTCGCAGCCCCCGCACGCCGGGAGGTCCGGCCGACGCTGGCGATTCCGCCGACGGCTGGGCGGCGACCTCTCGACGGTGAGGACCGCACGCTGGTCAACGAGAGCAGGCCGGGGGAACCGGCGGAGGGGGAGGGGCGTTTCTGGCAGTTGGTGGGCGAGCTCGAGCGAGAGCTGATCGTCGAGGCCCTCGCGGCGTCGGGCTGGAGCCGCACCACCGCGGCCGAGGCGCTCAAGATGCCGCTGCGGACCCTGCGGCACAAGATGAAGGCCTTCGGGCTCGACACGCAGGAGGCGGTGGCCACGGAGCCCAAGGTGCTGGCTCAGGTGCCGGCCGCCGTGCGACGCGAAGGGCTTCCTGGCGTCGTGGCGTGGTACGAAGCGAAGCTCTTGCGCGAGGCGCTCGAGCGAGCCGGTGGCAATCGCAGCGCGGTGTCGCGTACGCTCGGCATTCCCCGGCGCACGCTGCTGGTGAAGATCCAGGACTACAACCTCGACGACGAATAG